In a single window of the Caproicibacterium sp. BJN0003 genome:
- a CDS encoding glycoside hydrolase family 25 protein encodes MSLKGIDVSAHNGFIDWNAVKNDEIDFAIIRAGYGNDISQKDKSFDRNMQGAINAGIPVGVYWFSYATSVQDAQKEAETCKTVIAPYKDKITWPVFFDYEYDSVRYSREQGVEPDKMLVTNMAITFLGAISSAGYQAGNYSNLDYCRNWFDMNKLASYPLWFAQYDVNLPSIPCALWQFGGTSVAGCSGNIDTNIAYSNFENSTASVSTQSPSSEMKKIRIKYRVRTQESGWLPEVNNLSDFAGIEGQAITDLAVGVNCGSVRYRVHTKDGNWLPEVSGYDTDDFENGYAGNGTPIDAVAVYYETPNFIRPYKKACYRVSPLNGDYYDWQQDDEIKNGQDGYAGCFGEKIDRFQITVR; translated from the coding sequence ATGAGTTTAAAAGGGATTGATGTCAGTGCTCATAATGGCTTTATTGATTGGAACGCTGTAAAAAATGATGAAATCGACTTTGCTATTATCCGTGCCGGTTATGGTAATGATATCAGTCAAAAAGATAAATCCTTTGATAGAAATATGCAGGGGGCAATCAATGCAGGGATTCCAGTCGGCGTGTATTGGTTCAGTTATGCAACTTCTGTTCAGGATGCGCAAAAAGAAGCGGAAACTTGTAAAACTGTTATCGCTCCGTATAAAGATAAAATTACATGGCCTGTCTTTTTTGATTACGAATATGATTCCGTTCGTTATTCCAGAGAACAGGGAGTTGAGCCGGATAAGATGCTTGTTACCAATATGGCGATTACATTTTTAGGTGCAATTTCTTCTGCTGGATATCAAGCAGGTAATTATTCAAATTTGGATTACTGCCGGAATTGGTTTGATATGAATAAATTAGCAAGTTATCCTTTATGGTTTGCACAGTATGATGTTAATTTGCCAAGTATTCCCTGTGCACTTTGGCAGTTTGGAGGAACTTCTGTCGCAGGCTGCAGCGGCAATATTGATACCAATATTGCTTATTCAAATTTCGAAAATAGCACAGCATCGGTCTCGACGCAGTCTCCCTCTTCTGAAATGAAAAAAATTAGAATAAAATATCGTGTAAGGACTCAAGAAAGCGGTTGGTTGCCGGAAGTAAATAATCTTTCGGATTTTGCCGGAATCGAGGGGCAGGCAATCACTGATCTTGCTGTTGGAGTGAACTGTGGGTCTGTTCGATATCGAGTCCATACAAAAGATGGAAACTGGCTGCCTGAAGTTAGTGGTTATGATACGGATGACTTTGAAAATGGATATGCAGGAAACGGCACACCGATTGATGCAGTGGCTGTTTATTATGAGACGCCTAATTTCATTCGGCCTTACAAAAAAGCTTGCTATCGGGTTTCTCCGCTCAACGGCGACTATTATGACTGGCAACAGGATGACGAAATAAAAAATGGTCAAGACGGTTATGCGGGCTGCTTTGGAGAAAAAATTGACCGATTCCAGATCACGGTCCGATAA
- a CDS encoding alanine/glycine:cation symporter family protein, with protein sequence MMQILDGLDSFLYYPILIIVLLAAGLFFSFRTRFVQLRMFAESIRVVSEKPAKENSVSSFQALMVSTASRVGTGNIIGVSTALCLGGPGAAFWMWVIALIGAASAFIESTLAQIFKRRDENGDSYGGPAYYIETALHNRGLALLFAVCLILTYAGGFNMLASYNLQSTFAIYSFYDPTSTPWIIGFVLAALVAWCVLGGGKRIVKATSLLVPIMGLLYVAVSLIVFFAHLNIIPDVFAMIFENAFDFKSIFGGIAGSCMMYGIKRGLYSNEAGVGSAPNAAAAADVSHPVKQGLVQVLSVFIDTLLLCTATALMCLCSGITPTKELAGAPYVQQAVSSVLGGFGPIFVTVAMVLFAFTTLLGNLFYVDNCLTFIHRKIPSKKFMVGFRLFCSFIVLIGATLPMAAAWDLADIMMAIMCMINLPACVALSNVAVKACKDYEKQKKAGKNPVFHAADVGLNPDDLDYWK encoded by the coding sequence ATTGTCTTGCTCGCGGCAGGTCTTTTTTTTAGCTTTCGAACGCGTTTTGTTCAGCTTCGCATGTTCGCGGAATCCATTCGGGTCGTCTCAGAAAAGCCTGCAAAAGAAAATAGTGTTTCTTCTTTTCAGGCTCTAATGGTATCTACCGCTTCCCGAGTCGGTACTGGTAATATTATTGGTGTTTCCACAGCGCTTTGCCTTGGCGGTCCCGGTGCAGCCTTCTGGATGTGGGTAATTGCATTGATCGGTGCAGCCTCTGCTTTTATTGAAAGCACACTCGCTCAGATTTTCAAACGCCGTGATGAAAATGGAGACAGCTACGGCGGCCCTGCTTATTACATTGAAACAGCACTCCACAATCGTGGTTTGGCACTTCTTTTTGCTGTTTGCTTAATCCTTACTTACGCTGGTGGATTCAACATGCTTGCTTCTTATAACCTGCAATCCACTTTTGCAATCTATAGCTTCTATGATCCCACTTCTACTCCATGGATTATTGGCTTTGTACTTGCCGCTCTTGTTGCATGGTGTGTGCTGGGCGGCGGAAAACGAATTGTAAAAGCGACCAGCCTGCTTGTACCAATTATGGGCCTTCTCTATGTAGCAGTTTCTTTAATTGTCTTCTTCGCGCATCTTAATATTATCCCTGATGTTTTTGCCATGATTTTTGAAAATGCTTTTGATTTCAAATCGATCTTTGGCGGAATTGCAGGTTCCTGCATGATGTACGGAATTAAACGTGGACTTTATTCCAATGAAGCCGGTGTAGGTTCTGCTCCAAATGCAGCAGCCGCTGCCGATGTTTCTCATCCTGTCAAGCAAGGACTTGTGCAGGTCCTTTCCGTCTTTATTGATACACTTTTACTCTGCACTGCAACCGCTCTGATGTGCCTCTGTTCCGGCATTACACCAACCAAAGAGCTTGCTGGTGCCCCCTATGTACAACAGGCTGTTTCGAGTGTTCTCGGCGGATTTGGCCCCATTTTTGTTACAGTTGCAATGGTACTTTTTGCCTTTACAACACTTTTAGGAAACCTTTTCTATGTAGACAACTGCCTTACCTTTATTCATCGCAAAATCCCCAGCAAAAAATTCATGGTTGGATTCCGTCTGTTCTGTTCTTTTATTGTTTTGATCGGTGCAACTCTGCCAATGGCAGCTGCATGGGATCTTGCCGACATTATGATGGCAATTATGTGCATGATTAATCTCCCCGCCTGTGTGGCGCTGAGCAACGTCGCCGTTAAAGCATGTAAAGACTATGAAAAGCAAAAAAAGGCCGGAAAAAATCCGGTATTCCATGCTGCAGATGTTGGTCTAAATCCTGATGATTTGGATTATTGGAAATAA